The following are encoded in a window of Solidesulfovibrio magneticus RS-1 genomic DNA:
- the trmD gene encoding tRNA (guanosine(37)-N1)-methyltransferase TrmD — protein sequence MQFNVLTIFPEFFDSFLSCGLMAKAVEAGVVAVARVNPRDYAVDRHHTVDDRPYGGGPGMVMGLPTMVAALRALPAPGKILMLSPAGQPLTQAMAADLAQEPSLTLLCGRYEGIDARIFDLFDVTPVSVGDFVLSGGESAAACLMEAVSRLVPGFMGKDASADEESFSTGLLEYPHYTRPEVFEGLPVPPELLTGNHAAIAAWRRQRSLETTLAHRPDLFDVTPLSPEDADFLKGRPRRRSGRNCHIGLVHGPVLLKDGSVGTVSLTNLDVHDIARVSRTYGLGGFEVVTPLRDQLALAGRIVEHWRAGPGARSNPDRAEALSLVRLHETLDAALAAVSAEHGRPAALVATSARGPATLSFAAARELMAARPMLVVLGTGHGLAEDVLDRADGVLPAIRPFSDYNHLSVRAAAGILIDRLIGDAL from the coding sequence ATGCAGTTTAACGTGTTGACGATCTTCCCGGAATTTTTCGATTCCTTCCTCTCCTGCGGGCTCATGGCCAAGGCGGTGGAGGCGGGCGTCGTTGCCGTGGCGCGCGTCAACCCCCGCGACTATGCCGTCGACCGCCACCACACCGTGGACGACCGGCCCTACGGCGGCGGCCCGGGCATGGTCATGGGCCTGCCGACCATGGTCGCGGCCCTGCGCGCCCTGCCCGCGCCGGGGAAAATCCTCATGCTCTCGCCGGCCGGCCAGCCGCTCACCCAGGCCATGGCCGCCGATCTGGCCCAGGAGCCAAGCCTGACGCTGCTGTGCGGCCGCTACGAAGGCATCGACGCCCGCATTTTCGATCTTTTCGACGTGACCCCCGTGTCCGTGGGCGATTTCGTGCTCTCGGGCGGCGAATCCGCCGCCGCCTGCCTCATGGAGGCCGTGTCGCGGCTGGTGCCGGGCTTCATGGGCAAGGACGCCTCGGCCGACGAGGAGAGCTTTTCCACCGGCCTGCTGGAATATCCGCACTACACCCGGCCCGAGGTCTTCGAAGGGCTGCCCGTGCCTCCGGAACTGCTCACCGGCAACCATGCCGCCATCGCGGCCTGGCGTCGGCAGCGCTCGTTGGAAACCACCCTGGCCCACCGGCCGGATCTTTTTGACGTCACGCCGCTGTCCCCCGAAGACGCCGATTTTTTAAAGGGCAGGCCGCGCCGCCGGTCCGGCCGCAACTGCCATATCGGCCTCGTCCACGGCCCGGTGCTCCTCAAGGACGGCTCCGTCGGCACAGTGTCTTTGACAAATCTCGACGTCCACGATATAGCGCGCGTTTCCCGTACCTACGGTCTGGGCGGGTTCGAGGTGGTGACCCCGCTTCGCGACCAGCTCGCCCTGGCCGGGCGCATCGTGGAGCATTGGCGGGCCGGCCCTGGCGCGCGCTCCAATCCGGACCGGGCCGAGGCCCTGTCCCTGGTGCGGCTGCACGAGACCCTGGACGCGGCCCTGGCGGCGGTGTCGGCCGAGCATGGCCGGCCGGCGGCCCTGGTCGCCACCAGCGCCCGGGGGCCGGCCACACTGTCCTTTGCGGCGGCGCGGGAGTTGATGGCGGCGCGTCCCATGCTGGTTGTCCTGGGCACGGGCCATGGCCTGGCCGAGGACGTGCTGGACCGAGCCGACGGGGTGTTGCCGGCGATCCGGCCGTTTTCGGACTACAACCACCTGTCGGTGCGGGCCGCGGCCGGCATCTTGATTGATAGGCTGATCGGCGATGCCCTGTAG